A stretch of the Vigna radiata var. radiata cultivar VC1973A chromosome 7, Vradiata_ver6, whole genome shotgun sequence genome encodes the following:
- the LOC106766627 gene encoding sugar transport protein 14-like, with protein MAGGVVEGGERGKRAHLYEHKFTYYFAFTCIVGALGGSLFGYDLGVSGGVTSMDDFLKEFFPNVYRRKNMHLNETDYCKYDDQVLTLFTSSLYISALVMTFFASYLTRIKGRKASIIMGALSFLAGAILNAAARNIAMLIIGRVLLGGGIGFGNQAVPLYLSEMAPAKNRGAVNQLFQFTTCAGILVANLVNYFTNKIHPYGWRISLGLAGVPAVLMLIGGLLCAETPNSLVEQGRLDEARKVLEKVRGTKNVDAEFEDLKEAXEEARAVKXPFRTLLKRKYRPQLIIGALGIPAFQQLTGNNSILFYAPVIFQSLGFGANASLFSSFITNGALLVATVISMFLVDKFGRRKFFLEAGFEMICCMIITAAVLAVDFGHGKELGRGPSAVLVVVIFLFVLAYGRSWGPLGWLVPSELFPLEIRSAAQSIVVCVNMIFTALVAQLFLMSLCHLKYGIFLLFAALIVIMSCFVFFLLPETKKVPIEEIYLLFQNHWFWKNVVTNDQNASEGTPGTNV; from the exons ATGGCAGGGGGAGTAGTTGAAGGTGGAGAGCGTGGTAAAAGGGCTCATCTTTATGAGCACAAATTCACTTACTATTTTGCCTTTACATGCATTGTTGGGGCACTTGGTGGCTCGCTTTTTGGCTATGACCTTGGTGTTTCAG GTGGGGTGACTTCAATGGATGATTTTTTGAAGGAGTTCTTCCCAAATGTGTACAGAAGGAAGAACATGCATCTGAATGAGACAGACTACTGCAAATATGACGACCAAGTCCTAACACTGTTCACATCGTCCCTCTATATCTCAGCATTGGTCATGACATTCTTTGCCTCCTACTTAACAAGAATCAAGGGAAGAAAGGCCAGCATCATAATGGGAGCCCTTAGCTTTCTGGCTGGGGCAATCCTCAATGCAGCAGCTAGGAATATTGCAATGCTCATCATTGGCAGGGTCCTTCTCGGCGGAGGCATTGGCTTTGGTAACCAA GCTGTTCCGTTGTATCTTTCGGAAATGGCTCCGGCAAAGAACCGAGGAGCAGTGAACCAACTGTTTCAGTTCACAACGTGTGCTGGAATCTTAGTTGCAAACCTAGTGAATTACTTTACGAACAAAATCCATCCCTACGGATGGAGGATATCACTGGGTTTGGCAGGTGTTCCGGCAGTTCTTATGCTTATTGGAGGTCTTCTGTGTGCTGAGACACCTAACAGCCTTGTGGAGCAAGGAAGGTTGGACGAAGCAAGAAAAGTATTGGAGAAAGTTAGAGGTACAAAGAATGTTGATGCTGAATTTGAAGATCTTAAGGAAGCAAGNGAAGAAGCNAGAGCTGTGAAGANCCCATTTAGGACACTCCTCAAGAGGAAGTACAGGCCACAACTGATCATAGGTGCCTTGGGGATTCCAGCATTCCAGCAGCTAACCGGCAATAACTCCATCCTCTTCTATGCCCCTGTTATTTTCCAGAGTTTGGGGTTCGGTGCTAATGCTTCTCTGTTTTCATCTTTTATCACCAATGGCGCTCTTCTAGTTGCCACAGTCATCTCAATGTTTTTGGTTGACAAGTTTGGTAGAAGAAAATTCTTTCTGGAAGCTGGATTTGAAATGATATGCTGCATG ATTATTACGGCTGCGGTTTTGGCTGTGGACTTTGGACACGGGAAAGAACTTGGAAGAGGACCCAGTGCTGTTCTGGTTGTTGTGATTTTCTTGTTCGTGTTGGCATATGGGAGATCTTGGGGTCCCCTTGGGTGGTTGGTTCCGAGTGAGTTATTCCCATTAGAGATAAGGTCAGCTGCTCAGAGTATTGTGGTGTGTGTCAACATGATCTTCACCGCACTTGTTGCTCAGTTGTTCCTCATGTCACTTTGCCACCTCAAATATGGAATTTTCTTGCTCTTCGCTGCCTTAATTGTCATCATGAGTTGCTTCGTCTTCTTCCTTTTGCCCGAAACCAAGAAAGTCCCAATAGAAGAGATTTATCTTCTTTTCCAAAACCATTGGTTCTGGAAGAATGTTGTTACTAACGACCAAAATGCATCAGAAGGGACGCCAGGGACAAATGTTTAA
- the LOC106769553 gene encoding probable glycosyltransferase At5g03795 isoform X1: MGNRRLLFLLGVLAVNYLLFQSILVPYGSGNAPWSSVPQKYDKVRFPSLHSTPNYFTVWSPPMGSVSGFSNSSAFIATVEKMPNPIVQFEVGNGKKMEKHNDENGDLVSERNISNDDVFEHGTDRNDARSLSEKKDVGRKGDRLDLESVGSQNFNAILAKGSNVNFSGKQFSKTEGGAWLVNDNNMDSREYGGVRVHISHSSTSSTNVTSLGNFAQKVVFSASNNSTVMITPRRKMRCMMPPKTRTLIQEMNHILVRRRASARATRPRWSSKRDLEILAARLEIEHAPIVTQDKQLYAPLFRNLSMFKRSYELMERTLKVYIYKDGDKPIFHQPILKGLYASEGWFMKLMEENKYFVVKDPSKAHLFYLPFSARMLEHSLYVRNSHNRTNLRQFLKDYTDKISTKYPHFNRTGGADHFLVACHDWAPYETRHHMEYCIKALCNADVTQGFKIGRDVSLPEAYVRSVRDPQRDLGGKPPQQRPILAFYAGNMHGYLRPILLKHWKDKDPDMKIYGPMPHGIANKMNYIHHMKNSKYCICPKGYEVNSPRVVEAIFYECVPVIISDNFVPPFFEVLNWDAFSIILAEKDIPNLKHILVSVSQEKYLKLQLGVRKAQKHFFWHVKPLKYDLFHMTLHSIWYNRVFQIKL; encoded by the exons ATGGGAAACCGGAGATTGCTTTTTCTGTTGGGGGTGCTTGCTGTTAATTATTTACTGTTTCAGTCAATATTGGTTCCATATGGAAGTGGAAATGCCCCATGGTCTTCTGTGCCTCAGAAGTACGATAAAGTTAGATTTCCATCATTGCATTCAACACCAAACTACTTCACTGTTTGGAGCCCCCCAATGGGCTCTGTTTCAGGGTTTTCTAATTCTTCTGCTTTCATTGCCACGGTGGAAAAAATGCCCAATCCTATTGTTCAATTTGAAGTTGGGAACGGtaagaaaatggaaaagcacAATGATGAAAACGGTGACTTAGTCTCTGAAAGAAACATATCTAATGATGATGTTTTTGAACATGGGACAGATAGAAATGATGCTCGCAGTTTATCTGAGAAGAAAGATGTTGGAAGAAAAGGTGACAGATTGGATTTGGAGAGTGTTGGATCCCAAAACTTCAATGCAATTTTGGCCAAGGGAAGTAATGTTAACTTTTCAGGGAAGCAATTTTCGAAAACCGAAGGGGGAGCCTGGTTggtaaatgataataatatggATTCAAGGGAATATGGTGGTGTTCGTGTTCATATCTCGCACAGCTCAACTTCCTCTACTAATGTGACTAGTCTTGGAAATTTTGCACAGAAAGTTGTCTTTTCTGCCTCAAACAACAGTACTGTAATGATAACTCCTAGGAGAAAGATGAGGTGTATGATGCCACCTAAAACAAGAACATTGATTCAGGAGATGAACCACATTCTAGTACGTCGCCGTGCTTCTGCTCGTGCAACG AGACCCAGGTGGTCATCCAAACGTGACCTGGAAATTCTTGCTGCCAGGTTAGAGATAGAGCATGCTCCCATAGTAACACAAGACAAACAACTTTATGCTCCTCTCTTTCGCAATCTTTCTATGTTCAAAAG GAGTTATGAACTTATGGAACGCACTCTCAAGGTTTATATATACAAGGATGGAGATAAACCCATCTTTCATCAACCTATACTTAAGGGACTATATGCCTCAGAGGGTTGGTTTATGAAATTGATGgaggaaaataaatattttgttgtgaAGGATCCTTCAAAGGCACACCTGTTTTATTTGCCATTCAGTGCGCGTATGTTAGAGCACTCCCTTTATGTACGTAACTCTCATAATCGAACAAATCTCCGTCAGTTTCTGAAGGACTATACAGACAAAATATCCACAAAATATCCTCACTTCAACAGAACTGGTGGTGCTGACCATTTTCTTGTTGCTTGCCATGATTGG GCCCCATACGAAACAAGACACCATATGGAATACTGCATAAAAGCTCTCTGCAATGCGGATGTGACTCAAGGCTTTAAAATAGGAAGGGATGTTTCTCTTCCGGAAGCTTATGTCCGATCGGTTAGAGATCCTCAGAGAGATCTGGGAGGAAAGCCTCCTCAGCAAAGACCTATTCTTGCCTTCTATGCTGGAAATATGCATGGTTATTTGCGTCCAATATTGCTAAAGCACTGGAAGGACAAAGACCCTGATATGAAGATATATGGCCCAATGCCTCATGGTATTGCAAACAAAATGAATTACATCCATCACATGAAGAACAGCAAGTATTGCATATGCCCTAAAGGGTATGAGGTGAACAGTCCAAGGGTGGTTGAAGCCATATTTTATGAGTGTGTACCTGTGATTATATCTGACAATTTTGTTCCACCTTTTTTTGAGGTTTTAAATTGGGATGCATTCTCAATAATCCTTGCTGAGAAAGATATTCCCAACTTAAAACATATACTTGTCTCGGTATCACAAGAGAAGTATCTCAAGTTGCAACTTGGGGTCAGAAAGGCtcagaaacattttttttggcATGTAAAGCCCTTGAAGTATGACCTTTTCCACATGACCCTTCATTCAATTTGGTATAATAGAGtgtttcaaataaaattgtga
- the LOC106769180 gene encoding CRS2-associated factor 1, chloroplastic: MALKLAHTHNFPIFAPTLDPNPNPRPSSEPRLSRWSNPQTRSDRSPNARRTSRPSGSAKRSKSPPRPNVDPESHPALRFSNIPKLKPRRITSTPDNVKISDDGLSYVIDGAPFEFKYSYTETPKTKPTKIREPPFLPFGPATMPRPWTGRAPLPPSKKKLKEFDSFELPPPHKKGVKPVQSPGPYLPGTGPRYVMSREEILGEPLTTEEIRELVRSCMKTPRQLNMGRDGFTHNMLDNIHAHWKRRRVCKIRCLGVCTVDMDNVCQQLEEKTGGKVIFRRGGKVYLFRGRNYNHKTRPRFPLMLWKPVSPVYPRLIPRVPEGLTLEEATEMREKGRKLIPICRLGKNGVYYNLVNTVREAFEECDLVRINCQGLNKSDYRKIGAKLRDLVPCTLLSFQYEHILMWRGPNWKSSIPDLGDDLKEANKIVDNKNFEPRPSEALEISAQGLQKNTVEHESNLSHDATISSCSSDVTLDKVEVPYPIEDSRQSISEVTELASLTKVYEVETANVATDSYAEPDPCTSPCPSMTLSHYNNSSEGSTRAMSDNHGAENIMVSQTICVGLSASISGSDTTVGGGDNYTNGMVDPHCDKLLDTLGEVDVSQLPRSAAPCMKEILLLFEQAVEQGSALVLDNDSLDADNIYQKAVAFAKSASPGPVFGKQRKAATVVQKSHKNEGSTLETKETTTVSTKREKARSTKISRKANFDGQLLNDVPQGTLGVDELAKLLL; encoded by the exons atggcTCTGAAGCTGGCACACACTCACAATTTTCCCATCTTCGCCCCAACCCTCGACCCCAATCCCAACCCGCGTCCATCCTCGGAGCCCCGACTGTCTCGCTGGAGCAACCCGCAAACCCGCTCCGACAGATCCCCCAATGCACGCCGAACGAGCCGACCCTCCGGCTCGGCCAAGAGGTCCAAAAGCCCACCAAGGCCCAACGTGGACCCGGAGTCCCACCCGGCGTTAAGGTTCTCCAACATCCCCAAACTGAAACCGCGACGGATAACCTCCACCCCGGATAACGTGAAAATCAGCGACGACGGACTATCCTACGTCATCGATGGTGCCCCGTTCGAGTTCAAGTACAGCTACACGGAAACCCCCAAAACGAAGCCAACCAAAATACGAGAACCGCCTTTCCTGCCGTTTGGTCCCGCCACCATGCCGCGTCCGTGGACGGGTCGCGCGCCGCTACCGCCGAGCAAGAAGAAGCTGAAGGAGTTCGATTCATTCGAGCTTCCACCGCCACACAAGAAGGGGGTTAAGCCGGTGCAGTCGCCGGGCCCGTATTTGCCGGGGACAGGACCTAGGTACGTGATGTCGAGGGAGGAGATTTTGGGGGAACCATTGACGACGGAGGAGATTCGTGAATTAGTTAGATCCTGCATGAAAACCCCCCGCCAACTCAATATGG gTAGAGATGGTTTTACGCATAACATGTTGGATAATATACATGCTCATTGGAAGCGGCGGAGGGTGTGCAAGATCAGGTGTTTGGGAGTGTGTACTGTCGATATGGATAATGTTTGCCAGCAGCTAGAG GAAAAGACAGGGGGTAAAGTCATTTTCAGACGGGGCGGTAAGGTCTACCTGTTTCGAGGAAGAAACTACAATCATAAAACACGCCCACGTTTTCCACTGATGTTGTGGAAACCTGTGAGTCCAGTATATCCTAGGTTGATTCCGCGAGTTCCTGAAGGTCTAACTCTGGAAGAAGCAACTGAAATGCGTGAAAAGGGACGCAAATTGATCCCAATATGCCGGCTAG GAAAAAATGGTGTTTACTATAACCTAGTTAACACTGTCAGGGAGGCATTTGAAGAGTGTGATCTAGTGCGTATAAACTGTCAAGGACTAAATAAAAGTGACTATCGAAAGATTGGAGCAAAACTAAGG GATCTTGTACCGTGCACATTGCTTTCCTTTCAATATGAGCACATACTTATGTGGAGAGGACCTAATTGGAAGTCCTCTATACCAGATCTTGGAGATGACCTCAAGGAAGCCAATAAGATTGTCGacaataaaaattttgaaccaCGGCCATCAGAGGCCCTGGAAATCTCAGCGCAAGGTCTACAGAAGAACACAGTAGAGCATGAAAGCAATTTATCACATGACGCTACCATTTCCTCCTGTTCAAGTGATGTGACTTTGGATAAGGTTGAGGTGCCATATCCCATTGAAGATAGCAGGCAATCTATTTCTGAGGTTACTGAGCTTGCTTCACTTACAAAAGTTTATGAAGTTGAAACTGCAAATGTTGCTACAGACTCCTATGCTGAGCCCGACCCTTGCACGAGTCCCTGTCCAAGTATGACCTTATCACACTATAATAACAGTTCTGAAGGCTCGACGAGAGCAATGAGTGATAACCATGGAGCTGAGAATATAATGGTTAGCCAAACCATCTGTGTTGGTCTTTCTGCTTCAATTTCAGGATCTGATACAACTGTTGGAGGTGGTGACAATTATACCAATGGAATGGTAGATCCTCATTGTGATAAGCTACTAGATACTTTAGGAGAAGTAGATGTCAGTCAGTTACCAAGGTCAGCTGCTCCTTGTATGAAAGAAATTTTGTTACTGTTCGAACAAGCTGTCGAGCAAGGTAGTGCGCTTGTTCTAGATAACGATTCTTTGGATGCGGACAATATTTACCAAAAAGCAGTTGCCTTTGCCAAATCAGCTTCACCTGGACCAGTTTTTGGGAAACAAAGAAAGGCTGCGACTGTGGTTCAAAAGAGTCACAAGAATGAAGGTTCAACTTTAGAGACTAAAGAAACTACCACTGTTTCCACGAAACGGGAAAAGGCGAGGAGTACTAAAATTTCTAGAAAAGCTAATTTTGATGGCCAATTACTGAATGATGTACCACAAGGAACATTAGGAGTTGATGAACTTGCTAAACTTTTATTATGA
- the LOC106769093 gene encoding probable lactoylglutathione lyase, chloroplastic translates to MVRVVPMASSIRPTLFSLTFSPPSSLPLFNPSPRLSFSLSRYHNFGLKASRLLRQDGYPVRVMASGDVSQSVAAASPENVLEWVKQDKRRMLHVVYRVGDLDRTIKFYTECLGMKLLRKRDIPEEKYTNAFLGYGPEDSHFVIELTYNYGVDKYDIGTGFGHFGIAVDDVVKAVELIRAKGGKITREPGPVKGGRSVIAFVEDPDGYKFELIERGPTPEPLCQVMLRVGDLNRSIEFYEKAFGMELLRTRDNPEYKYTIAMLGYGPEDKSTVLELTYNYGVTEYDKGNAYAQIAVGTDDVYKTAEAIKLAGGKVTREPGPLPGINTKITACLDPDGWKSVFVDNVDFLKELE, encoded by the exons ATGGTGAGAGTGGTTCCCATGGCTTCTTCGATTCGGCCCACTCTCTTCTCCCTTACCTTCtctccaccttcctcacttccTCTCTTCAATCCTTCTCCCCGTCTCTCCTTCTCTC TGTCTCGGTACCATAATTTTGGTCTGAAAGCTTCCAGATTGTTGAGACAAGATGGTTATCCCGTCAGAGTCATGGCATCAGGGGACGTGTCACAATCTGTAGCGGCTGCTTCACCAGAAAATGTGCTTGAGTGGGTCAAGCAGGACAAGAGAAGAATGCTTCACGTTGTGTATCGAGTTGGGGACTTGGACAGGACTATAAA GTTTTATACGGAGTGTCTAGGAATGAAGCTCCTCAGAAAGAGGGACATACCGGAGGAGAAATATACTAATGCCTTTCTGGGATATGGGCCTGAAGACTCGCACTTTGTTATTGAACTGACATACA ATTATGGAGTTGACAAGTATGATATTGGAACTGGATTTGGCCATTTTGGTATTGCCGTTGATGAT GTTGTAAAAGCAGTGGAGCTAATAAGAGCTAAGGGTGGTAAAATAACAAGAGAGCCTGGTCCTGTAAAGGGAGGCCGTTCAGTGATTGCATTTGTTGAAGACCCTGATGGTTACAAATTTGAACTTATAGAAAGAGGTCCAACTCCTGAACCCTTGTGCCAAGTAATGCTCCGAGTGGGTGATCTTAATCGTTCCATAGAATTTTATGAGAAG GCATTTGGTATGGAGCTGCTTCGTACTCGAGACAATCCAGAATACAAG TATACCATAGCAATGCTGGGTTATGGTCCAGAAGATAAAAGCACTGTTCTGGAGTTGACTTACAATTATGGAGTCACTGAATATGATAAAGGAAATGCTTATGCTCAG ATTGCAGTAGGCACCGATGATGTGTACAAAACTGCAGAAGCAATTAAACTAGCTGGAGGGAAGGTTACTCGTGAACCTGGACCATTACCTGGTATCAACACCAAAATTACTGCATGCTTGGATCCTGATGGTTGGAAGTCG GTTTTTGTAGATAATGTTGATTTTCTAAAGGAGTTGGAATAG
- the LOC106769553 gene encoding probable glycosyltransferase At5g03795 isoform X2, giving the protein MGNRRLLFLLGVLAVNYLLFQSILVPYGSGNAPWSSVPQKYDKVRFPSLHSTPNYFTVWSPPMGSVSGFSNSSAFIATVEKMPNPIVQFEVGNDRNDARSLSEKKDVGRKGDRLDLESVGSQNFNAILAKGSNVNFSGKQFSKTEGGAWLVNDNNMDSREYGGVRVHISHSSTSSTNVTSLGNFAQKVVFSASNNSTVMITPRRKMRCMMPPKTRTLIQEMNHILVRRRASARATRPRWSSKRDLEILAARLEIEHAPIVTQDKQLYAPLFRNLSMFKRSYELMERTLKVYIYKDGDKPIFHQPILKGLYASEGWFMKLMEENKYFVVKDPSKAHLFYLPFSARMLEHSLYVRNSHNRTNLRQFLKDYTDKISTKYPHFNRTGGADHFLVACHDWAPYETRHHMEYCIKALCNADVTQGFKIGRDVSLPEAYVRSVRDPQRDLGGKPPQQRPILAFYAGNMHGYLRPILLKHWKDKDPDMKIYGPMPHGIANKMNYIHHMKNSKYCICPKGYEVNSPRVVEAIFYECVPVIISDNFVPPFFEVLNWDAFSIILAEKDIPNLKHILVSVSQEKYLKLQLGVRKAQKHFFWHVKPLKYDLFHMTLHSIWYNRVFQIKL; this is encoded by the exons ATGGGAAACCGGAGATTGCTTTTTCTGTTGGGGGTGCTTGCTGTTAATTATTTACTGTTTCAGTCAATATTGGTTCCATATGGAAGTGGAAATGCCCCATGGTCTTCTGTGCCTCAGAAGTACGATAAAGTTAGATTTCCATCATTGCATTCAACACCAAACTACTTCACTGTTTGGAGCCCCCCAATGGGCTCTGTTTCAGGGTTTTCTAATTCTTCTGCTTTCATTGCCACGGTGGAAAAAATGCCCAATCCTATTGTTCAATTTGAAGTTGGGAACG ATAGAAATGATGCTCGCAGTTTATCTGAGAAGAAAGATGTTGGAAGAAAAGGTGACAGATTGGATTTGGAGAGTGTTGGATCCCAAAACTTCAATGCAATTTTGGCCAAGGGAAGTAATGTTAACTTTTCAGGGAAGCAATTTTCGAAAACCGAAGGGGGAGCCTGGTTggtaaatgataataatatggATTCAAGGGAATATGGTGGTGTTCGTGTTCATATCTCGCACAGCTCAACTTCCTCTACTAATGTGACTAGTCTTGGAAATTTTGCACAGAAAGTTGTCTTTTCTGCCTCAAACAACAGTACTGTAATGATAACTCCTAGGAGAAAGATGAGGTGTATGATGCCACCTAAAACAAGAACATTGATTCAGGAGATGAACCACATTCTAGTACGTCGCCGTGCTTCTGCTCGTGCAACG AGACCCAGGTGGTCATCCAAACGTGACCTGGAAATTCTTGCTGCCAGGTTAGAGATAGAGCATGCTCCCATAGTAACACAAGACAAACAACTTTATGCTCCTCTCTTTCGCAATCTTTCTATGTTCAAAAG GAGTTATGAACTTATGGAACGCACTCTCAAGGTTTATATATACAAGGATGGAGATAAACCCATCTTTCATCAACCTATACTTAAGGGACTATATGCCTCAGAGGGTTGGTTTATGAAATTGATGgaggaaaataaatattttgttgtgaAGGATCCTTCAAAGGCACACCTGTTTTATTTGCCATTCAGTGCGCGTATGTTAGAGCACTCCCTTTATGTACGTAACTCTCATAATCGAACAAATCTCCGTCAGTTTCTGAAGGACTATACAGACAAAATATCCACAAAATATCCTCACTTCAACAGAACTGGTGGTGCTGACCATTTTCTTGTTGCTTGCCATGATTGG GCCCCATACGAAACAAGACACCATATGGAATACTGCATAAAAGCTCTCTGCAATGCGGATGTGACTCAAGGCTTTAAAATAGGAAGGGATGTTTCTCTTCCGGAAGCTTATGTCCGATCGGTTAGAGATCCTCAGAGAGATCTGGGAGGAAAGCCTCCTCAGCAAAGACCTATTCTTGCCTTCTATGCTGGAAATATGCATGGTTATTTGCGTCCAATATTGCTAAAGCACTGGAAGGACAAAGACCCTGATATGAAGATATATGGCCCAATGCCTCATGGTATTGCAAACAAAATGAATTACATCCATCACATGAAGAACAGCAAGTATTGCATATGCCCTAAAGGGTATGAGGTGAACAGTCCAAGGGTGGTTGAAGCCATATTTTATGAGTGTGTACCTGTGATTATATCTGACAATTTTGTTCCACCTTTTTTTGAGGTTTTAAATTGGGATGCATTCTCAATAATCCTTGCTGAGAAAGATATTCCCAACTTAAAACATATACTTGTCTCGGTATCACAAGAGAAGTATCTCAAGTTGCAACTTGGGGTCAGAAAGGCtcagaaacattttttttggcATGTAAAGCCCTTGAAGTATGACCTTTTCCACATGACCCTTCATTCAATTTGGTATAATAGAGtgtttcaaataaaattgtga
- the LOC106767110 gene encoding sugar transport protein 14: MAGGGVESGAPGKRAHLYEHRFTNYFAFTCIVGALGGSLFGYDLGVSGGVTSMDDFLKEFFPKVYRRKSSHLNETDYCKYDDQVLTLFTSSLYISALVMTFFASYLTRIKGRKASIIVGALSFLAGAILNAAAKNIAMLIIGRVLLGGGIGFGNQAVPLYLSEMAPAKNRGAVNQLFQFTTCAGILVANLVNYFTNKIHPYGWRISLGLAGVPAVLMLIGGLLCAETPNSLVEQGRLDEARRVLEKVRGTRNVDAEFEDLKEASEEARAVKSPFRTLLKRKYRPQLIIGALGIPAFQQLTGNNSILFYAPVIFQSLGFGANAALFSSFITNGALLVATVISMFLVDKFGRRKFFLEAGFEMIICMIITAVVLAVEFGHGKELGKGISAFLVVVIFLFVLAYGRSWGPLGWLVPSELFPLEIRSAAQSMVVCVNMIFTALVAQLFLMSLCHLKYGIFLLFGGLIVIMSCFVFFLLPETKKVPIEEIYLLFENHWFWKNIVSDQNQRTSNGKPVAIV, encoded by the exons ATGGCAGGTGGAGGAGTAGAAAGTGGAGCACCAGGGAAAAGGGCTCACCTTTACGAGCACAGATTCACTAACTATTTCGCCTTTACGTGTATCGTTGGGGCCCTTGGCGGTTCTCTCTTTGGCTATGATCTTGGTGTTTCGG GTGGGGTGACTTCAATGGATGATTTTCTGAAGGAGTTCTTCCCAAAAGTGTACAGAAGGAAGAGCTCGCATCTGAACGAGACAGATTACTGCAAATATGACGACCAAGTCCTAACACTGTTCACATCGTCCCTTTATATCTCAGCACTGGTCATGACATTCTTTGCATCCTACTTAACAAGAATCAAGGGAAGAAAGGCCAGCATCATAGTGGGAGCCCTTAGCTTTCTGGCCGGCGCAATCCTCAATGCAGCAGCTAAGAACATTGCAATGCTGATCATTGGCAGGGTCCTTCTCGGTGGAGGCATTGGCTTTGGTAACCAA GCTGTTCCGTTGTATCTTTCGGAAATGGCTCCGGCAAAGAACCGAGGAGCAGTGAACCAACTGTTTCAGTTCACAACNTGTGCTGGAATCTTAGTTGCAAACCTAGTGAATTACTTTACGAACAAAATCCATCCCTACGGATGGAGGATATCACTGGGTTTGGCAGGTGTTCCGGCAGTTCTTATGCTTATTGGAGGTCTTCTGTGTGCTGAGACACCTAACAGCCTTGTGGAGCAAGGAAGGTTGGACGAAGCAAGAAGAGTATTGGAGAAAGTTAGAGGTACAAGGAATGTTGATGCTGAATTTGAAGATCTTAAGGAAGCAAGTGAAGAAGCAAGAGCTGTGAAGAGCCCATTTAGGACACTCCTCAAGAGGAAGTACAGGCCACAACTGATCATAGGTGCCTTGGGGATTCCAGCATTCCAGCAGCTAACCGGCAATAACTCCATCCTCTTCTATGCCCCTGTTATTTTCCAGAGTTTGGGGTTCGGTGCTAATGCTGCtctcttttcatcttttatcaCCAATGGGGCTCTTCTAGTTGCCACCGTCATCTCAATGTTTTTGGTTGACAAGTTTGGTAGAAGAAAATTCTTTCTGGAAGCTGGATTTGAAATGATAATCTGCATG ATTATTACGGCTGTGGTTTTGGCTGTGGAGTTTGGACATGGCAAAGAACTTGGGAAAGGAATCAGTGCCTTTCTGGTTGTTGTGATATTCTTGTTCGTATTAGCATATGGGAGATCTTGGGGTCCCCTTGGGTGGTTGGTTCCGAGTGAGCTATTCCCATTAGAGATAAGGTCAGCTGCACAGAGTATGGTGGTGTGTGTCAACATGATCTTCACTGCACTTGTTGCTCAGTTGTTCCTCATGTCACTTTGCCACCTCAAATATGGAATCTTCTTGCTCTTCGGTGGCTTAATTGTCATCATGAGTTGCTTCGTTTTCTTCCTTTTGCCGGAAACAAAGAAAGTCCCAATTGAGGAAATTTATCTTCTTTTCGAAAACCATTGGTTCTGGAAAAACATCGTATCAGACCAAAACCAAAGGACATCAAACGGGAAACCGGTAGCTATAGTGTAA